A genomic stretch from Anoplolepis gracilipes chromosome 16, ASM4749672v1, whole genome shotgun sequence includes:
- the LOC140674704 gene encoding serine/threonine-protein phosphatase PP1-beta catalytic subunit isoform X2 has protein sequence MADVDLNIDNLIQRLLEVRGCRPGKTVIMTEAEVRGLCLKSREIFLQQPILLELEAPLKICGDIHGQYTDLLRLFEYGGFPPEANYLFLGDYVDRGKQSLETICLLLAYKIKYPENFFLLRGNHECASINRIYGFYDECKRRYNIKLWKTFTDCFNCLPIAAIIDEKIFCCHGGLSPDLQGMEQIRRIMRPTDVPDTGLLCDLLWSDPDKDVQGWGENDRGVSFTFGPDVVSKFLNRHDMDLICRAHQVVEDGYEFFAKRQLVTLFSAPNYCGEFDNAGGMMSVDETLMCSFQILKPSEKKAKYQYGGMNTGQTGRPSTPQRNPAKKK, from the exons TCAGAGGATGTCGACCGGGCAAGACGGTCATCATGACGGAGGCCGAGGTGCGCGGCCTCTGTCTCAAGTCCCGGGAGATTTTCCTGCAGCAGCCCATCCTGCTGGAGCTGGAAGCACCGCTTAAGATTTGCGGCGACATACACGGTCAGTACACCGATCTTTTGCGGCTGTTCGAATACGGCGGTTTTCCGCCCGAGGCGAACTACTTGTTTCTGGGCGACTACGTTGACCGAGGGAAGCAGTCTCTGGAGACGATATGTTTGCTGTTGGCGTACAAGATCAAGTACCCGGAGAACTTCTTCCTGCTGCGCGGCAATCACGAGTGCGCGAGCATAAACAGGATATATGGCTTTTACGACGAATGCAAGCGGCGGTACAACATCAAGCTCTGGAAGACTTTCACGGATTGTTTCAACTGCTTGCCAATCGCTGCGATCATCGACGAGAAAATCTTCTGCTGCCATGGCGGACTCAGTCCTGATCTACAG GGAATGGAACAAATCAGAAGAATTATGCGTCCGACTGATGTACCTGATACCGGTCTCCTCTGTGATCTCTTATGGTCCGATCCTGATAAAGATGTTCAG GGTTGGGGCGAAAATGACAGAGGTGTCTCGTTTACGTTCGGTCCAGATGTCGTGTCAAAGTTCCTGAATCGTCACGACATGGATCTCATATGCAGAGCGCATCAGGTGGTCGAAGACGGTTACGAATTCTTTGCTAAGCGACAACTCGTCACGCTATTTTCCGCACCCAACTATTGTGGTGAATTCGATAATGCTGGTGGAATGATGAGCGTCGACGAAACGTTAATGTGTAGTTTtcag ATCTTGAAACCTTCAGAGAAGAAAGCAAAATACCAATATGGAGGAATGAACACAGGTCAAACCGGTAGACCATCTACACCTCAAAGGAATCCAGCAAAAAAGAAATGA